From the genome of Primulina eburnea isolate SZY01 chromosome 12, ASM2296580v1, whole genome shotgun sequence, one region includes:
- the LOC140806640 gene encoding uncharacterized protein — protein sequence MTHAEVSGRMVKWTIELGEYDIEYKSRVAIKAQALTDFLIEMIQHGKEEVWRIFVDGASNLSGCGVGVVLIAPSGENIKLALKIDSRVTTNEAEYEAVLAGLQAVREVGASQVIIYSDSQLVTQQIKGKYEAKNKKMLKYLGLITARAGPFTDWSIEQIHREENEEADILAKLAASMSDISTREVLCFTLLVLSVDKEVPLIQRSSWMTLIIEYIVHDKLPEDKAQAWKIKKTSTQGPLLKCLSEIEAEYVLREIHEGCYGEHLGGSVLSRKAILIGFWWPQMNQDAARLVQKYNGMKFQGKQITSWCQEMKIIQSFTSVAYPQANGQTEVTNRIIVQALKARLHGKEVVLPVEIGQSSTRIESYPSNNDQSRSIELDLVKERRDQAVIRMEAYCRRVMKSYNKHVRSRDFQVGDLVMKKVKLVGDVGKLEARWEGPFKVIQRGLCPVYEYVSVRLDKIREVTKEFNSIRNT from the exons ATGACACACGCTGAGGTCTCGGGGAGAATGGTTAAGTGGACTATAGAGCTCGGGGAATATGACATTGAATATAAATCTCGAGTTGCTATAAAAGCTCAAGCATTGACAGACTTCTTGATTGAGATGATTCAACATGGAAAAGAAGAAGTATGGAGAATTTTTGTTGATGGGGCATCAAACTTGTCGGGGTGTGGAGTTGGGGTGGTTCTAATTGCCCCATCAGGGGAAAATATCAAGCTGGCTTTAAAAATCGACTCCAGAGTCACTACTAATGAAGCAGAATATGAAGCCGTTCTGGCAGGGTTGCAGGCTGTCCGGGAAGTCGGTGCTTCCCAGGTCATTATTTATTCTGACTCTCAATTGGTCACCCAACAAATCAAGGGAAAATATGAGGCCAAGAACAAAAAAATGCTTAAATATTTGGGACTCATCACAGCCCGGGCTGGCCCTTTTACCGACTGGAGCATTGAACAGATCCACcgagaagaaaatgaagaagcTGACATCTTAGCTAAATTGGCTGCCTCCATGTCGGATATAAGCACCCGGGAAGTCCTCTGTTTCACCCTGTTGGTGCTTTCTGTTGACAAAGAAGTACCTCTGATTCAGAGAAGCTCGTGGATGACCCTTATCATTGAATATATCGTCCATGATAAGCTCCCAGAAGATAAAGCACAAGCTTGGAAAATCAAAAAAACAAGCACCCAG GGCCCTTTGCTCAAGTGCTTATCAGAAATTGAGGCAGAGTATGTCCTCCGAGAAATACACGAGGGGTGCTATGGTGAACATCTCGGTGGGAGTGTCCTGTCTCGGAAAGCTATATTGATCGGATTTTGGTGGCCCCAAATGAATCAAGATGCTGCCCGACTTGTTCAAAAAT ACAATGGGATGAAATTCCAGGGAAAGCAAATCACATCGTGGTGTCAAGAAATGAAGATCATTCAATCCTTCACTTCAGTGGCCTACCCCCAAGCTAATGGCCAAACTGAAGTGACCAATAGAATCATTGTGCAAGCATTAAAGGCCCGGCTTCATGGGAAAG AAGTAGTCCTACCTGTGGAGATTGGGCAGTCTTCTACTCGGATAGAATCTTATCCGAGCAACAATGATCAGTCCCGGTCCATTGAACTTGATCTAGTTAAAGAAAGGAGAGATCAGGCAGTCATTCGAATGGAAGCTTATTGTAGACGTGTAATGAAATCCTATAACAAGCATGTTCGATCACGAGATTTCCAGGTTGGGGACCTAGTCATGAAAAAGGTCAAACTAGTGGGTGATGTGGGGAAATTAGAAGCACGGTGGGAAGGACCCTTCAAAGTGATTCAGAGG GGCTTATGCCCCGTTTATGAATATGTCTCGGTGAGGCTGGATAAAATCCGCGAGGTTACTAAAGAATTCAATTCAATTCGCAAcacttga
- the LOC140808264 gene encoding F-box protein At1g67340-like — MRTRRGVCYPKVVNMCVARAVKRRKLEVSGGDTNGCRKMLKKSPEITCDRDLFDALPDDIVLTILCKLSSSAVCPADLINVLITCKRLNGLGLHSLVLSKSSQKMLAVKAKNWSESAHRFLKLCVDAGNIEACFILGMIRFYCLHNRGSGASLMAKAAIGSHASALYSLAVVQFNGSGSSKNEKDLRAGVALCARAAYLGHVDALRELGHCLQDGYGVKQNVVEGRRFLVQANARELATFLAAAPSAVVPSSWLTWNPNRHVAGDGCPLLSDFGCNVPTREAHPANRFLADWFSDQIGNTSAPGLRLCSHSGCGRPETRRLEFRRCSVCGAVNYCSRACQALDWKLRHKVQCAPLERLANEVAENVGNVEGYFNGDGNDHGDYIDGNGGEATEET, encoded by the exons ATGAGAACCAGGAGAGGAGTGTGTTATCCTAAAGTAGTGAATATGTGCGTCGCTCGAGCGGTGAAGAGAAGGAAACTGGAGGTCTCCGGAGGAGACACTAACGGATGCCGGAAAATGTTGAAGAAATCGCCTGAGATTACTTGTGATCGTGATTTGTTCGATGCTTTGCCGGACGATATTGTGCTGACTATTCTGTGTAAACTCAGTTCTTCCGCTGTCTGTCCTGCTGATTTGATCAATGTTTTGATAAC ATGCAAAAGGCTAAATGGATTAGGTCTTCATTCGCTGGTGTTATCGAAATCCTCTCAGAAAATGCTGGCAGTAAAAGCCAAAAACTGGTCCGAGTCCGCTCATCGATTCCTCAAATTATGCGTGGATGCGGGGAATATCGAAGCCTGTTTCATTCTAGGCATG ATTCGTTTCTACTGTTTGCACAACCGAGGAAGCGGTGCATCATTAATGGCGAAGGCCGCGATCGGATCTCACGCTTCCGCGCTCTATTCCCTCGCCGTCGTCCAGTTCAACGGCAGCGGAAGCTCAAAGAATGAAAAAGACCTTCGGGCAGGCGTGGCGTTATGCGCACGCGCGGCGTATCTCGGCCACGTCGACGCACTTCGGGAGCTTGGCCACTGTTTGCAAGATGGTTATGGAGTGAAGCAAAACGTCGTCGAGGGACGCCGATTCTTAGTTCAAGCCAACGCGCGCGAGTTAGCCACCTTTCTAGCGGCGGCTCCGTCCGCTGTGGTACCTAGCTCATGGCTGACGTGGAATCCCAACCGCCACGTGGCTGGAGACGGGTGTCCGTTACTGAGTGATTTCGGGTGTAATGTACCAACTCGGGAAGCTCATCCGGCGAACCGGTTTTTAGCCGATTGGTTTTCGGATCAgattgggaacacttctgctcCGGGACTCCGTCTGTGTTCGCACTCGGGTTGCGGGAGACCCGAGACTAGGAGGCTTGAATTCCGTCGGTGTTCGGTGTGCGGAGCAGTGAATTACTGCTCTCGCGCATGCCAGGCGCTGGATTGGAAGCTGCGCCATAAGGTACAGTGCGCACCCTTGGAAAGACTAGCGAACGAGGTCGCTGAAAATGTCGGCAATGTCGAAGGTTATTTCAACGGCGACGGAAATGACCATGGTGATTATATTGACGGTAACGGCGGAGAAGCCACGGAGGAGACTTAA